In a genomic window of Thalassophryne amazonica chromosome 12, fThaAma1.1, whole genome shotgun sequence:
- the LOC117521899 gene encoding LOW QUALITY PROTEIN: E3 ubiquitin/ISG15 ligase TRIM25-like (The sequence of the model RefSeq protein was modified relative to this genomic sequence to represent the inferred CDS: inserted 2 bases in 1 codon), whose amino-acid sequence MAQQHQLPQGQLCCSICMDLLKDPVSIPCGHNYCRTCIQRFWDVEDQKIVPSCPQCRQTFIPRPVLGKNTMLADLVEELKKTGLQAAPADPCYAGPEDVTCDLCTGRKLKALKSCLVCLASYCEKHLQPHYDAAPLKRHKLVEPSKKLQENICSAHDEVMKMFCCTDQQCICYLCSVDHHKDHDTVSAVAERTERQRELEGSRQQIQQRIQVRDKEVKVLQQEEEAINQSADKAVEDSQETFSQMIRLIEKRSSDVKQXRSEVSRVKELQEKLEQEITDLRSKDADLDQLSHTQDHIQFLQNYPSVPRLSQSTDSSSIRIRPLKHFEDVTAAVSKVREELHNILSDEWMNISQTITEVDVLLSEPEPKTRTEFLKYSRKITLDPNSANRRLILSEGNRKATKVNQDQFYSDHPDRLTGCSQVLSAESLTGRCYWEVKWSGDVSVSVTYKNNKRTGSREECRFGLNDKSWALDCYSCEFSFLHNNIRSLVPGPRSSTVGVHLDQRAGVLSFYSVSDTMTLLHRVQTTFTQPLHAGLCFFYFESSAEIFELK is encoded by the exons ATGGCGCAGCAACATCAGCTACCCCAAGGACAGCTCTGCTGTTCCATCTGCATGGATCTCCTGAAGGATCCAGTTTCTATTCCCTGTGGACACAACTACTGTAGGACCTGTATTCAAAGGTTCTGGGATGTAGAAGATCAGAAGATAGTCCCCAGCTGTCCTCAGTGCAGACAGACCTTCATACCGAGGCCTGTCCTGGGGAAAAACACCATGTTAGCAGATTTAGTGGAGGAGCTGAAGAAGACTGGACTCCAAGCTGCTCCTGCTGATCCCTGCTATGCCGGACCTGAAGATGTGACCTGTGATTTGTGCACTGGGAGAAAACTGAAAGCCCTCAAGTCCTGTCTGGTGTGTTTGGCCTCTTATTGTGAGAAACACCTCCAGCCTCACTATGATGCAGCTCCTTTAAAGAGACACAAGCTGGTCGAACCCTCCAAGAAGCTTCAGGAGAACATCTGCTCTGCTCATGATGAGGTGATGAAGATGTTCTGCTGTACTGATCAGCAGTGTATCTGTTATCTCTGCTCTGTGGATCATCATAAAGACCACGACACAGTGTCAGCTGTAGCAGAAAGGaccgagagacagagagagctggAGGGGAGCCGACAACAAATCCAGCAGAGGATCCAGGTCAGAGACAAAGAGGTGAAGGTGCTTCAGCAGGAGGAGGAAGCCATCAATCAGTCTGCTGATAAAGCAGTGGAGGACAGTCAGGAGACCTTCAGTCAGATGATCCGTCTGATTGAGAAGAGAAGCTCTGATGTGAAGCA CAGATCTGAAGTGAGTCGAGTCAAAGAGCTTCAGGAGAAGCTGGAGCAGGAGATCACTGATCTGAGGAGCAAAGATGCTGATCTGGAtcagctctcacacacacaggatcACATCCAGTTTCTACAAAATTACCCCTCAGTGCCACGTCTCAGTCAGTCTACAGACTCGTCCAGCATCAGAATCCGTCCTCTGAAGCACTTTGAGGACGTGACGGCGGCCGTGTCAAAGGTCAGAGAGGAACTACACAACATTCTGAGTGATGAATGGATGAACATCTCACAGACCATCACTGAAGTGGACGTTTTACTgtcagaaccagaaccaaagaccaGAACTGAATTCTTAAAATATTCACGTAAAATCACACTGGATCCAAATTCAGCAAACAGACGTCTGATTTTATCTGAAGGaaacagaaaagcaacaaaagTGAATCAGGATCAGTTTTATTCTGATCATCCAGACAGATTAACTGGATGTTCTCAGGTCCTGAGTGCAGAGAGTCTGACTGGACGTTGTTACTGGGAGGTGAAGTGGAGCGGAGACGTTTCTGTATCAGTCACATACAAGAACAATAAGAGAACAGGGAGCAGAGAGGAATGTAGATTTGGACTCAATGACAAGTCTTGGGCTTTAGATTGTTACTCGTGTGAGTTTTCCTTCCTTCATAACAATATCAGATCTCTAGTCCCTGGTCCTCGGTCGTCCACAGTTGGAGTGCATCTGGATCAGCGTGCAGGTGTTCTGTCCTTCTACAGTGTCTCTGACACCATGACTCTCCTCCACAGAGTCCAGACCACGTTCACTCAGCCGCTACATGCTggactttgttttttttattttgaatcttCTGCTGAGATCTTTGAGCTCAAATAG